From Paenibacillus sp. FSL H8-0537:
TGGTGAAGCAGTTTGCCGATTTAATTGCCGATAAAGAATACCCGTGGAAGCTTAAAGATATTTTACCTAAAGTTCATACTGCAGGTGAACACGCTGGATATCTAAGTGGAGCTGGTGCAAGGCTATTAGATCCAACTGGCAGCCTGCAAGCAGGTATTCCGCTATGTCCTCCAGAAGGCGATGCCGGAACTGGCATGGTCGCTACGAATAGCGTCAAAAAGCGTACCGGCAACATTTCCGTAGGTACGTCGATTTTTGCCATGATTGTACTGGAGAAAGATTTATCCACGGTGTATCCTGAGATTGACATCGTGACTACACCAGATGGCAGTCCTGTCGGCATGGTTCTTGCCAACAACTGCTCCAGCGATATTAATGCATGGCTCGGCTTGTTCCGTGAATTTTATGAGGCAATGGGGCAGAAGCCCGATATGAACCAGTTATTCAGCGTCCTGTTGGGCAAAGCGCTGGAAGCAGACGCTGATGGCGGCGGCTTGCTGAGTTACGGCTACTATTCAGGCGAGAACATTACCGGGTTTGCAAAAGGCCGTCCACTGTTCGTTCGTTCTCCAGAAAGCCGCTTTAATCTGGCTAACTTTATGAGAGTACATCTGTTTAGCGCGTTTGCTGCCTTAAGGCTCGGGATGGATATTTTGACACAGAAGGAGCATATAACGGTTGACCATATTTTGGCGCATGGGGGATTGTTCAAAACACCGCTAGTCGGTCAAAAGATGTGTGCCGCAGCACTGAATGTTCCTGTTTCGGTCATGTCTACGGCTGGTGAGGGCGGCGCATGGGGGATGGCCATTTTGGCATCCTATATGGTTAATAAGGAGCAGAATGAGGGCTTGGCTGATTACCTTACCACTAAAGTGTTCAAGGATGCAGAAGGACAAGAGGTTTATCCAGACAGCGCAGATGTGTTTGGCTTTGCCTTGTTTATGGAGCGTTACACGGAAGGGCTGGCAATTGAGCAGGCAGCGGTAGATCATTTTGTGGAAAATGGGAAGAAATAAGAAGCGTGAAATACGAAATGGCATAACGGGCGGGGATATATATGAAATTGGAGCGTTTGATCTCTATGATCTACAAGCTGCTTAACCACGAGATTTTGTCTGCCTCCATGTTAGCTGAAGAGTTCAAAGTTTCTCAAAGAACGATTTATCGGGATATCGATGTCCTATGTGCTGCGGGCTTACCGATCATATCGCAGCAGGGGAGTAAAGGCGGATATGGCATCATGGACGGGTACAAAATGGATAAAAGCTTGCTCCGTTCTTACGATGTCGCCTCCTTAATCACCGTGCTTAGAAGCTTCTCTACCGTGTTTAAAGATGAGCGTGTTCAGGGAACCATTGAACGGCTGCAAACAGTCACACCCGAGCATCAGACCCCGAGTCTATCCATCGACTTTGAAACGCTCAGGATGGAGCCTGACGCCCTTCGTCATTTACGCATGGGCATTACTAAGCGAAAGATAGTCCGCTTTGAATATATCAATGTCAATAATGAACGTACGACCCGTGATATAGAACCGATGTGGCTGCATTTTAAATATAGCAATTGGTATGTGCATGGATTTTGCCGAACACGGCGGGACTATCGGGAGTTTCGACTATCGCGGATGATGAATTTGCTTTTGACAGAGGAAGACTTTCAGCCGCATCACAGGGAGCCGAAGGAGACTGCTTTCATAGACAAGGAAGGCACCGAGCAGTTGAAGGATGTGGTAATTCGAGTAGGGCCGAGGGCTT
This genomic window contains:
- a CDS encoding FGGY-family carbohydrate kinase; this translates as MDQNMKQAIVRGETSLGIEFGSTRIKAVLVDYHFQTIGSSSYEWENQLIDGYWTYDLNEMINGLQETYRQLKQEVENNYGVTLQKIGSIGCSAMMQGYIALDHAGELLVPFRTWRNATTGTAASELTEKFQFKIPQRWSIAHLYQAILNEEEHVTNLAYMTTLSGYMHWLLTGSKALGVGDASGMFPIDESATQYNEDMVKQFADLIADKEYPWKLKDILPKVHTAGEHAGYLSGAGARLLDPTGSLQAGIPLCPPEGDAGTGMVATNSVKKRTGNISVGTSIFAMIVLEKDLSTVYPEIDIVTTPDGSPVGMVLANNCSSDINAWLGLFREFYEAMGQKPDMNQLFSVLLGKALEADADGGGLLSYGYYSGENITGFAKGRPLFVRSPESRFNLANFMRVHLFSAFAALRLGMDILTQKEHITVDHILAHGGLFKTPLVGQKMCAAALNVPVSVMSTAGEGGAWGMAILASYMVNKEQNEGLADYLTTKVFKDAEGQEVYPDSADVFGFALFMERYTEGLAIEQAAVDHFVENGKK
- a CDS encoding YafY family protein, whose protein sequence is MKLERLISMIYKLLNHEILSASMLAEEFKVSQRTIYRDIDVLCAAGLPIISQQGSKGGYGIMDGYKMDKSLLRSYDVASLITVLRSFSTVFKDERVQGTIERLQTVTPEHQTPSLSIDFETLRMEPDALRHLRMGITKRKIVRFEYINVNNERTTRDIEPMWLHFKYSNWYVHGFCRTRRDYREFRLSRMMNLLLTEEDFQPHHREPKETAFIDKEGTEQLKDVVIRVGPRALAEAMDQFHQADKQFHDDGSLTMRIPVYKPLEARWLWGMLLSFGSGVEVLEPIALRGVLKEQLQNTLQLYEEV